The genomic window TGTTGAACGAAGAAATGTCTGTGCCGATTGAATCAACCCCAAGAATATTTGCCTCCACAAGGGTTGTTCCAGATCCACAAAATGGGTCGTAAACTAATTTTGGCTGATATTTCCTAAGGAAAATTTCGACTAATTGAGGAATAAATTTCCCCATATATGGATGCAGTCTATGGACATGCTTTGTCCGTTCGTTTTCCGGAAGATCTCTTTCACGCCAATTCAGGTTCAAATCATCAAGTCTAGTTTTTGAATTAACACTTGCGAAATCGGTAAGAGGGGTTTGTTTATATTGGATCGATATTTTTTCTGCTACTGCGTTATCATACATACTTTTCTCCTCTATCCTTAAATAAAATTACTACATATTTGGAATCGTTGCCACGACCACTCCCTGAATCTGAAAATCCCTTGTTAGAACAATAGGCTGGTGCTGTTTATTTTTTGATCTGGGTTTTAAAACAACCGTCTCCCCTGCCTCGTGAAACTCCTTAACAGTTGCTTCATTATCAATCAGCGCTACAACAGTATCACCATTCTTCGCTGTTACTTGTTGACGAACTAAAACAAAATCTCCGTCACCGATGCCTTTCTGATTCATCGAGTCACCTTTTGTTTTTAGAAGAAAATAACGATGTGGCGGACAGGCTAATTTTATGCTAACCGGTATTTTAGCTTGTATATTTTCTTCGGCAAGCATTGGAGCGCCGCAAGCTACAACTCCAACCAATGGGACATCCACGGTCTGAGCACGTATCCTATCATCACCAACACTTTTGACAAACTGCAAGCTTCCATCGTCCCTACGACGTAGCACA from Candidatus Omnitrophota bacterium includes these protein-coding regions:
- the lexA gene encoding transcriptional repressor LexA translates to MQTTAITNKELEAIREIRNFILHIGRIPSMRELMSSLGYRSPRSASLIVNKLIEKGVLRRRDDGSLQFVKSVGDDRIRAQTVDVPLVGVVACGAPMLAEENIQAKIPVSIKLACPPHRYFLLKTKGDSMNQKGIGDGDFVLVRQQVTAKNGDTVVALIDNEATVKEFHEAGETVVLKPRSKNKQHQPIVLTRDFQIQGVVVATIPNM